The sequence below is a genomic window from Chroococcidiopsis sp. TS-821.
ATATTGCTGAAATTCCTCAAACTGAATGGGATGCCCTAGCATTACCACTGGCGACGCCATTTTTTGAATGGGATTGGCTGCACAATCTTGAAAGTTCAGGTAGTGCGGTTGCTCAAGCGGGTTGGTTACCCAATCACTTAACGGTGTGGCGCGATCGCTCATTGATTGCCGCAGCACCGTTGTATCTTAAAGGTCATAGTTACGGTGAGTTTGTTTTCGATCATCAATGGGCAGATTTGGCGCAACGCATTGGCGTGCGTTATTATCCCAAACTTTTGGGAATGTCACCATTTACACCCGCAACAGGCTATCGCTTTTTAATTGCTCCTGGAGAAGATGAGGATGAGATTACCGAGTTGATGGTGCGAGCGATCGATACTTTTTGTGCCAAAAACCGCATCTCTGGTTGTCATTTTCTTTACGTCGATCCGCAATGGCGCAGTGTCTTAGAACGTCATGGTTTCATAACTTGGATTAATCATAATTACGTTTGGCAAAATCAAGGTTTTCAAACTTTTGATGATTATTTAGCCATTTTCAACGCTAATCAACGGCGGAATATTAAACGCGAACGCAAAGCCGTTGCGACAAATGGTTTGCGGCTACAGCCTCTCACTGGCGATGAAATTCCCAAATCAATGTTTTCGTTGATG
It includes:
- a CDS encoding GNAT family N-acetyltransferase, encoding MVEQLKPRYSVAWINHIAEIPQTEWDALALPLATPFFEWDWLHNLESSGSAVAQAGWLPNHLTVWRDRSLIAAAPLYLKGHSYGEFVFDHQWADLAQRIGVRYYPKLLGMSPFTPATGYRFLIAPGEDEDEITELMVRAIDTFCAKNRISGCHFLYVDPQWRSVLERHGFITWINHNYVWQNQGFQTFDDYLAIFNANQRRNIKRERKAVATNGLRLQPLTGDEIPKSMFSLMYNFYADTCDKFGWWGSKYLTKKFFEQLHANYRHRVVFFAAYSDRDPRQPLGMSFCLTKGDRLYGRYWGSFQEIDCLHFDACYYAPIEWAISHNIQIFDPGAGGRHKKRRGFPASPNYSLHRFYNSRLEQILGSYIREANQWEMQEIDAINQELPYSRRDL